One window of the Gemmatimonadaceae bacterium genome contains the following:
- a CDS encoding TldD/PmbA family protein produces MRAPKRLIPIVAAEGDILSREESQALIERVVKMSSADSISVNVSSGITNNIRFAANQVSTAGSIADANVAVTSSFGPKRATVVTNNLTDEALRAAVKQSEALARLSPDDPEAMPNLGPQNIRTVNADFASTESLDAASLAQAALTALEPARKAGDLTAAGYLVVNTSTSALGNSSKLFAYHKSTNANYTLTVRTTDGTGSGWAGAEAPDWKQLDVNAVSARAIEKARLSRNPVAIEPGRYTAILEPQAVGDLVQLIGSYADARSADEGRSPFSKQGGGNRIGEKIVDPRISIIADPFDPMVLSQPWDGDGLPIGRQVFVDKGVLKELYYSRFWAKKMGKQATGAPTSFIMTGGTTSLDDMIKSTQRGILVTRLWYLREVDPRTILYTGLTRDGTFLIENGKISRAIKNFRFNDSPLFMLNNLEAIGQVVRLAGTEAGGAVVVPPIKVRDFNFTSLSDAV; encoded by the coding sequence ATGAGAGCCCCGAAGCGATTGATCCCGATCGTTGCGGCCGAGGGAGACATCCTGTCGCGCGAGGAGTCGCAGGCGCTGATCGAGCGGGTCGTGAAGATGTCGTCCGCCGATTCGATCAGTGTGAACGTGTCCAGCGGTATCACCAACAACATCCGCTTCGCCGCGAATCAGGTCTCGACCGCGGGCAGCATCGCCGACGCCAACGTCGCCGTTACCAGCTCGTTCGGGCCCAAGCGCGCAACAGTCGTCACGAACAATCTGACCGACGAGGCGCTGCGGGCGGCGGTGAAGCAGTCCGAGGCGCTGGCAAGACTTTCGCCAGACGATCCCGAGGCGATGCCGAATCTCGGGCCGCAGAACATCAGGACGGTGAACGCGGATTTCGCGTCCACCGAGTCTCTCGATGCGGCCAGTCTCGCGCAGGCGGCATTGACCGCGCTCGAGCCGGCGCGCAAAGCCGGTGATCTCACCGCCGCCGGCTACCTGGTGGTGAACACGAGCACCAGCGCGCTGGGCAACAGCAGCAAGCTGTTCGCGTACCACAAGAGCACCAACGCGAACTACACACTGACCGTCCGCACCACCGATGGTACCGGCTCCGGCTGGGCAGGCGCGGAGGCGCCCGACTGGAAGCAGCTCGACGTCAACGCGGTGAGCGCGCGTGCGATCGAGAAGGCGCGCCTTTCGAGGAATCCGGTCGCCATCGAGCCCGGCCGTTACACGGCGATCCTCGAGCCGCAGGCCGTCGGTGACCTGGTGCAGCTCATCGGTTCTTACGCCGACGCCCGCTCGGCGGACGAGGGACGGAGCCCGTTCAGCAAGCAGGGCGGCGGCAACAGGATCGGCGAAAAGATCGTGGATCCGCGCATCAGCATAATTGCCGATCCGTTCGATCCGATGGTCCTCTCCCAGCCATGGGACGGAGACGGGTTGCCGATCGGCAGGCAGGTGTTCGTGGACAAGGGCGTGCTGAAGGAGCTGTACTACTCGCGCTTCTGGGCGAAGAAGATGGGCAAGCAGGCGACCGGCGCGCCGACGTCATTCATCATGACCGGCGGCACCACGTCGCTGGACGACATGATCAAGTCCACCCAGCGCGGCATCCTCGTCACGCGGCTCTGGTACCTTCGCGAAGTGGATCCCCGTACGATTCTCTACACGGGACTCACGCGCGACGGCACGTTCCTGATCGAGAACGGGAAGATCTCCAGGGCGATCAAGAACTTCCGCTTCAACGATTCGCCGCTGTTCATGCTCAACAACCTCGAGGCGATCGGTCAGGTGGTCCGTCTCGCCGGTACCGAAGCCGGTGGCGCGGTGGTAGTTCCGCCGATCAAGGTGCGGGACTTCAATTTCACTTCTCTGTCGGACGCGGTATAG
- a CDS encoding bifunctional metallophosphatase/5'-nucleotidase, producing MIRRTLVLVPVILLAACAPVNQPAPGAPPGAPPAPEMAATTPPLRFLLINDVYFGDTLRDGSAGLSRVAWLRDSLARTGPVTFVLAGDFMSPSLLSKWYRGEQMLHELNAAKVDLVTFGNHEFELDRDTLVARVAASRFKWTSANCMQANGEPFPGVSRWDTSTISGVKVGVFGVTLVSDYRRYVKCSNADSAAHAAIAALKVAGAQIVYGLTHQTLEADSALLEREPDLDLILGGHEHEWHRIIVRGKRLLKADANSRSAQLVTLAHGRSGWVQGDRLIRIDRDLPMDPETQAVVTSWQDSLVKRLGQERVIATSTFALDGRDAANRVQESPLGDVVTDAIRLGTGADAAIMNSGTMRIDDVIPAGPITNYQIESIFLFSDETRILTFPITGARLRVLLERGVSAGVVGKGGYLQVSGLRYSWDPKRPSGSRIVGDIAKTDGKVIGPNDTVKLSFNVYPACEGGDGYIVPEAKVACVAGDQAPRAVDLVMKHITGTLGGRVNPPVAGRVNRL from the coding sequence ATGATTCGACGCACGCTCGTTCTCGTCCCGGTAATTCTTCTCGCCGCCTGCGCTCCCGTCAATCAGCCGGCTCCGGGCGCGCCTCCGGGCGCGCCTCCGGCTCCGGAAATGGCTGCGACAACGCCGCCGCTTCGCTTCCTCCTCATCAACGACGTGTATTTCGGAGACACCCTCCGCGACGGTTCGGCCGGACTGTCGCGTGTCGCCTGGCTCCGCGATTCTCTCGCCCGCACGGGGCCGGTGACGTTCGTTCTCGCCGGCGACTTCATGTCGCCGAGCCTCTTGAGCAAGTGGTATCGCGGCGAGCAGATGCTGCATGAGCTCAATGCCGCGAAGGTGGATCTCGTCACGTTCGGCAATCACGAGTTCGAGCTGGATCGCGATACGCTCGTTGCGCGCGTTGCCGCATCGCGTTTCAAATGGACGTCGGCAAACTGCATGCAGGCCAACGGTGAGCCGTTCCCCGGTGTTTCGCGATGGGACACGAGCACGATCAGCGGAGTGAAAGTGGGCGTGTTCGGCGTGACGCTGGTCAGCGATTACCGCCGATACGTGAAGTGCTCGAACGCCGACAGCGCCGCGCATGCGGCGATCGCGGCGCTGAAGGTTGCCGGAGCGCAGATCGTCTACGGGCTCACGCACCAGACGCTCGAGGCCGACAGCGCGCTGCTCGAGCGCGAACCGGATCTCGATCTCATACTCGGCGGACACGAGCACGAGTGGCATCGCATCATCGTCCGCGGCAAACGGCTGCTCAAGGCCGACGCAAACTCGCGCTCGGCCCAGCTCGTCACACTGGCGCACGGACGGAGCGGCTGGGTGCAGGGCGATCGCCTGATAAGGATTGACCGCGACCTGCCGATGGATCCCGAGACGCAGGCGGTAGTGACGTCATGGCAGGACAGCCTGGTGAAGCGGCTCGGACAGGAGCGCGTGATTGCGACAAGCACGTTCGCGCTCGACGGCCGCGACGCCGCCAACCGCGTGCAGGAATCGCCGCTCGGCGACGTGGTCACCGACGCGATTCGCCTCGGAACGGGCGCCGACGCGGCAATCATGAATTCCGGAACGATGCGGATTGACGACGTGATTCCGGCCGGACCGATCACCAACTATCAGATCGAATCCATCTTTCTGTTTTCAGATGAAACGCGGATCCTGACATTCCCGATCACCGGCGCGCGACTGCGGGTGCTGCTCGAGCGCGGCGTTTCCGCGGGAGTCGTCGGGAAGGGAGGATATCTCCAGGTGTCGGGCCTCAGGTACTCGTGGGATCCGAAGCGTCCCTCGGGCTCGCGTATCGTTGGCGACATCGCGAAGACTGACGGCAAGGTTATCGGACCGAACGACACCGTGAAGCTTTCGTTCAACGTCTATCCGGCGTGCGAGGGTGGCGACGGCTACATCGTTCCCGAAGCAAAAGTGGCGTGTGTAGCTGGCGATCAGGCGCCCCGGGCGGTTGATCTGGTGATGAAGCACATCACGGGCACGCTCGGCGGCCGAGTGAATCCGCCCGTGGCGGGGCGTGTCAACCGTCTGTAA
- a CDS encoding diacylglycerol kinase family lipid kinase codes for MRFNRVLLIVNPASRRGGRVLAKAEGAFAKAGVTADVVMTEAPGHAAQLAARLGSSYDAVFTLGGDGTAIEVIGALAHAGPPVGILPGGTGNVVARTLGTPASIGRAVASLLDGDEARIDLGLLSTGQRFAIGMGVGLDATMIAHAPGALKRRIGFFAYVVGALRAFIRLEKFTVRLTVDGETMEMRASAVLIVNFGAVMNDLLAFGDGIQRDDGLLDACVYSPGNVVDAMRILWRMMRKDFRPDPCVYYGSGASFRIETVPPRLGQADGELIGNSPFSVTVEPLAARVLVPKR; via the coding sequence GTGAGATTCAACCGAGTTCTCTTGATCGTGAATCCGGCGTCGCGCCGCGGCGGACGGGTCCTGGCGAAGGCCGAAGGGGCATTCGCGAAGGCCGGTGTGACCGCGGACGTGGTGATGACCGAAGCGCCGGGCCATGCCGCTCAGCTCGCTGCGCGTCTCGGGAGCTCGTACGACGCAGTATTCACACTCGGCGGCGACGGCACGGCGATCGAGGTGATCGGCGCGCTCGCTCATGCGGGGCCGCCGGTGGGGATTCTTCCCGGTGGAACCGGCAATGTCGTCGCGCGAACGCTGGGGACGCCGGCCAGCATCGGTCGCGCGGTGGCGAGTCTTCTCGATGGTGACGAGGCGCGAATAGATCTCGGTCTGTTGAGCACCGGGCAGCGCTTCGCCATCGGGATGGGAGTGGGCCTGGACGCGACGATGATCGCCCACGCGCCGGGTGCGTTGAAGCGCCGGATCGGATTTTTCGCGTACGTCGTGGGTGCGCTCAGGGCGTTCATACGGCTGGAGAAGTTCACCGTCCGGCTGACCGTGGATGGCGAGACGATGGAGATGCGGGCGTCCGCCGTGCTGATCGTGAATTTCGGCGCCGTGATGAACGACCTGCTGGCATTCGGTGATGGGATACAGCGGGACGACGGGTTGTTGGACGCGTGCGTCTATTCGCCGGGCAACGTCGTGGATGCAATGCGGATCCTGTGGAGGATGATGCGGAAGGATTTCAGGCCGGATCCGTGCGTGTACTATGGATCTGGCGCGAGTTTTCGGATCGAGACCGTCCCTCCGCGGCTCGGTCAGGCGGACGGGGAGCTGATCGGGAATTCGCCGTTTTCGGTGACCGTCGAGCCCCTTGCGGCGCGGGTGTTGGTGCCGAAGCGGTAG
- a CDS encoding TldD/PmbA family protein translates to MTNRRDFLKQGTLVAGAIAAEAAFRKAHGLVPLAPRAPDTPVLDAATRDLMMDALNAAKLAGASYADVRIGRYLQNFVQTREQQITNVVDTESMGAGVRALVDGTWGFAATRTMTKDGVANAAKKAVAVAKATRIGRDKAVELAPAPAFRDVSWKNAYTIDPWTIPIEQKADLLLKANAAAMKATNVKFVFSGLFFRKNERNYADTNGSVITQTIIQSWAPMQITAIAPDQSDFQNRGSVSAPMGRGYEYILSEDLVGNAAKWGEEASQKLKAKPVDVGRYDLVLHPSHLWLTIHESIGHPTELDRANGYEANYAGTSFLAPPDKVLGKLRYGPEFMNIQGDRSQEGGLATIGYDDEGVRPDDFLIVRKGVFNDYQTTREQANWLKWWYDSKGEPTRSHGCSYGDSWSSIQFQRMPNVSLLPGEKEQSFEDLIAATDRGIAIIGDGSFSIDQQRYNAQFGGQVFHEIKGGKIVGMLKDVAYQMRTPDFWNSMDMIGGKKSYQLGGSFFDGKGQPPQINAVSHGSPPARFRNINVINTGRKA, encoded by the coding sequence ATGACAAACCGCAGGGACTTCCTGAAACAGGGAACGCTCGTGGCAGGCGCCATCGCCGCCGAAGCGGCGTTCAGAAAAGCGCACGGCCTCGTGCCGCTTGCTCCGAGAGCGCCCGACACGCCGGTGCTGGATGCGGCGACACGCGACCTGATGATGGACGCGCTCAACGCCGCGAAGCTGGCCGGCGCAAGCTACGCTGACGTCAGAATCGGACGCTATCTCCAGAACTTCGTCCAGACGCGCGAGCAGCAGATCACCAACGTCGTGGATACGGAATCGATGGGTGCAGGCGTTCGCGCTCTCGTGGATGGCACATGGGGCTTCGCCGCCACGCGCACTATGACGAAGGACGGCGTCGCCAACGCCGCGAAGAAAGCGGTTGCCGTGGCGAAGGCCACGCGCATCGGACGCGACAAGGCCGTCGAGCTCGCGCCGGCGCCGGCGTTCAGGGACGTCTCGTGGAAGAACGCGTACACGATTGACCCGTGGACCATTCCCATCGAGCAGAAGGCCGATCTCCTTCTCAAGGCGAACGCCGCCGCGATGAAGGCGACGAACGTGAAGTTCGTCTTCAGCGGACTGTTCTTCCGGAAGAACGAGCGCAACTATGCCGACACCAACGGCTCGGTGATCACGCAGACGATCATCCAGAGCTGGGCTCCGATGCAGATCACCGCGATCGCGCCGGACCAGTCCGACTTCCAGAACCGCGGCTCGGTATCGGCCCCGATGGGCAGGGGATACGAGTACATCCTCTCGGAGGATCTCGTCGGCAACGCGGCAAAGTGGGGAGAGGAAGCGTCGCAGAAGCTCAAGGCGAAGCCGGTGGACGTCGGCCGCTACGACCTCGTGCTGCACCCGTCGCACCTCTGGCTCACGATTCATGAGTCAATCGGACATCCCACCGAGCTCGACCGCGCCAACGGCTACGAAGCCAACTACGCGGGCACGAGCTTCCTGGCGCCGCCTGACAAGGTGCTCGGCAAGCTCAGGTACGGCCCGGAGTTCATGAACATCCAGGGCGATCGCTCGCAGGAAGGCGGCCTCGCAACGATCGGGTACGATGACGAAGGAGTGAGGCCGGACGATTTCCTCATCGTCAGGAAGGGAGTATTCAACGACTACCAGACCACCCGCGAGCAGGCGAACTGGCTCAAGTGGTGGTATGACTCCAAGGGCGAGCCGACGCGCTCACACGGATGCTCGTACGGCGATTCATGGTCGAGCATCCAGTTCCAGCGCATGCCGAACGTCTCGCTTCTCCCGGGCGAGAAGGAGCAGAGCTTCGAGGATCTGATCGCGGCGACCGACCGCGGCATCGCAATCATCGGAGACGGATCGTTCTCGATCGATCAGCAGCGCTACAACGCTCAGTTCGGCGGACAGGTGTTCCACGAGATCAAGGGCGGCAAGATCGTCGGCATGCTCAAGGACGTCGCGTACCAGATGCGCACGCCCGACTTCTGGAACTCGATGGACATGATCGGCGGAAAGAAGAGCTATCAGCTCGGCGGCAGCTTCTTCGACGGCAAGGGACAGCCGCCGCAGATCAACGCCGTCAGCCATGGCTCGCCGCCAGCGCGATTCCGCAACATCAACGTCATCAACACCGGAAGGAAGGCATGA
- a CDS encoding RagB/SusD family nutrient uptake outer membrane protein, whose translation MASLNRKARWTLATAVFCAAGFLSACDVFDNPLQVEPASRIPAAELEVSANAQLLSDGAVGDLECAFNSYTGQGGLIGEEFIYEQQTASRTPYDRRNTTKDDTDYAVNSCTGTGVYTPLQTARQSNENLLALLKTWSDAEVAAGAGRPDRTNLMAIAAAYAGYAYVLLGEGFCTMAISSVNIDKTLTYGGEIQRDSVFKLAVARFGEAITNAAASNNASIRNMAYLGRARAKLNLGDYAGARADAQQVPSGYLRVISASDAATRRQNRITMENSAVNRNFSVGTFYRNLGDPRVPVTATTLTSATGIVHFYQTKYASSATPLPLATYEEAQLIIAEAEIRANSLAAALPILNASRARGGQTSFAGTTQAQYLAELIDQRRRELFAESHHLGDVIRYNITLAPAAGTAYHFGGTYGNQVCLPLPAAERNNNPLIGS comes from the coding sequence ATGGCTTCACTGAACCGAAAGGCACGCTGGACGCTGGCGACGGCTGTGTTCTGCGCCGCCGGCTTCCTCTCCGCGTGCGACGTTTTCGACAATCCACTCCAGGTCGAGCCGGCCAGCAGAATCCCGGCGGCGGAACTGGAGGTGTCGGCCAACGCCCAGCTTCTCTCCGATGGCGCCGTCGGGGACCTTGAATGCGCGTTCAATTCCTACACGGGGCAGGGCGGTCTCATCGGCGAGGAGTTCATCTATGAGCAGCAGACCGCATCCCGCACGCCGTACGATCGCCGCAACACCACGAAGGACGATACCGACTACGCCGTGAACAGCTGCACTGGCACGGGAGTCTACACGCCCCTCCAGACTGCGCGTCAGTCGAACGAGAACCTTCTCGCTCTTTTGAAGACCTGGAGCGACGCGGAGGTCGCGGCCGGCGCTGGCAGGCCGGACCGAACGAACCTCATGGCCATCGCCGCGGCTTACGCGGGCTACGCGTACGTGCTGCTCGGAGAGGGCTTCTGCACGATGGCGATCTCCAGCGTCAACATCGACAAGACTCTCACCTATGGAGGCGAGATCCAGCGTGACAGTGTCTTCAAGCTGGCGGTGGCGAGATTCGGCGAGGCCATTACGAACGCAGCGGCCTCGAACAATGCGAGCATCCGCAACATGGCCTACCTTGGCCGCGCGCGGGCGAAGCTGAATCTGGGAGACTACGCCGGGGCCAGGGCGGACGCCCAGCAGGTGCCTTCCGGATATCTGCGAGTCATCAGCGCTTCCGATGCCGCTACGCGGCGGCAGAATCGCATCACGATGGAGAACAGTGCCGTCAACCGCAACTTCTCCGTAGGGACATTCTACCGGAACCTTGGCGATCCGCGCGTGCCTGTGACGGCGACGACGCTCACCAGCGCCACCGGCATCGTTCATTTCTATCAAACCAAGTACGCGAGTTCTGCGACTCCGCTCCCGCTGGCCACTTATGAGGAAGCGCAGCTCATCATCGCCGAGGCGGAGATCAGAGCGAACAGCCTCGCCGCTGCGCTACCGATCCTCAACGCATCCCGCGCCCGCGGAGGCCAGACGTCTTTTGCCGGCACGACACAGGCACAGTATCTGGCGGAGCTGATTGATCAGCGCCGGCGTGAGCTCTTCGCCGAGAGCCATCACCTCGGGGATGTCATCCGCTACAACATCACGCTGGCACCGGCGGCGGGAACGGCATATCACTTCGGCGGGACGTACGGGAATCAGGTGTGTCTGCCGCTCCCGGCTGCAGAGAGGAACAACAATCCGCTGATCGGGAGCTGA
- a CDS encoding SusC/RagA family TonB-linked outer membrane protein, producing MAVIAAPTAEAQQEGVVGGIVLGAGGQPLAGAQVRIQGSNLGVTTDASGRFRIVGASGNQATVEVRRIGYRPDTRTVRVGDNNLRIDMTEQSVALDVVVVTGTSGGQAKREIGNAVTIINARETKEIAPINNIQNLLNGRAPGVFVNSATGNVGAGARIRIRGASSVSLSNEPLIYVDGVRVSNAPSSGPTNQSFGSSSISRINDINPDDIESIEVIKGPAAATLYGTEASNGVIQIITKKGTTGAPRWSLATRLGTNYLQDPEGRWPVNYNTAQRPGAPAGVRDTLSIDIIDRENERGTPVFTNGAIREYDLSASGGSNIFTYFAGVGAEDSKGIEPTSTVERYSGRVNLSVVPTSRFTMNVNLGYVNGETHLPCEAGCGGRTLGTIWANAANAVPLANGAENPRRGFNSGLPYMYDTLVQFWQGLNRFTSGVQLNHSLTSWLTHRLSAGTDRINESDNFLAPRTQDSLSIVIFGTGALGGRSINNRQINYYTVDYSASGNVNLRPELKSTTSFGAQYYRTTTAFQASSGDIFPTVGLTALSATTTNRTTSGDVEEDATLGFYIQEQFGWRDRLFLTGAVRADDNSAFGQNFDRVYYPKYSASWVISEEPFWKFGGINALKLRTAYGESGKQPITYSALQTYASASGPNDVATVTPQFLGNADLGPERSKELEVGFDLGALSDRLGVEFTWYRKNTTDAILDRQIAPSLGLPNTQPFNAGSIRNWGGELMVRATPVQFDRFKWNMTFGYATNDSEVESLGTPESILALRRQTGTPDFVVGGSFIRHQVGYPIGAYFEQKVISSVLLPTGQHDIGQTICDDSKGGTMVCAGPDLRYGTSDDAPEVYLGHSLPTREGSVSSTLTFFRSLRLYGLVDFKGGFMKVDGNMRSRCAIFVRCRENFYPLEFDPKKIAGLQSNGTLVDYYINNSSYTKLREVSLSYQLPVISNRFVRFNRAVISVAGRNLKTWTDYPGLEPEAFFLGGTRGGGFGQFEQTTNPQLAQWVFGINLDW from the coding sequence ATGGCTGTCATCGCAGCGCCGACAGCCGAAGCGCAGCAGGAGGGTGTCGTCGGTGGCATCGTCCTCGGCGCGGGTGGCCAGCCGCTCGCCGGGGCACAGGTCCGCATCCAAGGGTCGAATCTCGGCGTGACAACCGACGCCAGCGGACGATTCCGGATCGTCGGTGCCTCCGGCAACCAGGCGACGGTCGAGGTGCGCCGCATCGGCTATCGTCCGGATACCCGCACGGTGCGCGTCGGCGATAACAACCTCCGGATCGACATGACGGAGCAGTCCGTCGCCCTCGACGTGGTCGTCGTGACAGGAACGAGCGGCGGGCAGGCCAAGCGCGAGATCGGCAACGCCGTGACGATCATCAACGCACGCGAAACGAAAGAGATCGCGCCGATCAACAACATCCAGAATCTCCTGAACGGCCGCGCCCCGGGAGTCTTCGTCAACAGCGCTACAGGGAACGTCGGCGCCGGAGCGCGCATCCGCATCCGCGGCGCGTCCAGCGTGTCGCTCTCCAACGAGCCGCTCATCTACGTGGACGGCGTGCGCGTGTCGAACGCTCCCTCGAGCGGGCCGACGAACCAGTCCTTCGGATCCTCCTCGATCTCCCGCATCAACGACATCAATCCGGATGACATCGAATCAATCGAGGTGATCAAGGGACCGGCCGCGGCCACTCTGTATGGCACCGAGGCGTCGAACGGCGTGATCCAGATCATCACCAAGAAGGGAACGACGGGTGCGCCGCGCTGGAGTCTCGCCACCCGCCTGGGCACCAACTATCTGCAGGATCCCGAAGGACGCTGGCCGGTGAACTACAACACGGCGCAGCGCCCGGGCGCTCCCGCTGGAGTGCGGGACACGCTGTCAATCGACATCATCGACCGTGAAAACGAGCGCGGCACGCCTGTCTTCACGAACGGCGCGATCCGCGAGTACGACCTCAGCGCCAGCGGCGGCTCCAACATCTTCACCTACTTCGCCGGCGTCGGAGCCGAGGACAGCAAGGGAATCGAGCCCACGAGCACGGTGGAACGATATAGCGGCAGGGTCAACCTCTCCGTCGTGCCGACTTCCCGCTTCACGATGAACGTGAACCTCGGCTACGTGAACGGAGAGACACATCTCCCGTGCGAAGCCGGCTGCGGCGGACGCACCCTTGGCACGATCTGGGCGAACGCGGCGAACGCCGTGCCGCTCGCCAACGGAGCCGAGAATCCGCGCCGCGGGTTCAACTCCGGGCTGCCGTACATGTACGACACCCTCGTGCAGTTCTGGCAGGGGCTCAATCGATTCACGAGTGGCGTTCAGCTCAATCATTCGCTCACCAGCTGGCTGACTCATCGCCTCAGCGCCGGCACCGACCGCATTAATGAGAGCGACAACTTCCTCGCGCCGCGAACTCAGGATTCACTGAGCATCGTGATCTTCGGAACGGGCGCGCTCGGCGGCCGCTCGATCAACAACCGTCAGATCAACTACTACACGGTCGATTACTCAGCCTCGGGCAACGTGAACCTTCGGCCGGAGCTCAAGTCAACGACGTCGTTCGGCGCCCAGTACTATCGCACCACCACCGCGTTCCAGGCATCGTCGGGTGACATCTTCCCGACGGTCGGACTCACCGCCCTGTCTGCCACGACGACCAACAGGACGACGTCGGGCGACGTGGAGGAGGACGCGACACTCGGATTCTATATCCAGGAACAGTTCGGGTGGCGGGACCGGCTCTTCCTCACCGGCGCCGTCAGGGCCGATGACAACAGCGCGTTCGGACAGAACTTCGACCGCGTGTATTATCCCAAGTACAGCGCAAGCTGGGTGATCAGCGAAGAGCCCTTCTGGAAGTTTGGCGGGATCAACGCGCTGAAGCTGCGAACCGCGTACGGAGAGTCGGGCAAGCAACCGATCACCTACTCGGCGCTTCAGACCTACGCGAGCGCCAGCGGACCGAACGACGTCGCAACGGTTACTCCGCAGTTCCTCGGCAACGCCGATCTCGGACCGGAGCGCAGCAAGGAGCTGGAGGTCGGATTCGACCTCGGTGCGCTGAGCGACCGCCTCGGCGTCGAGTTCACGTGGTATCGTAAGAACACGACCGACGCGATTCTCGACCGGCAGATCGCCCCGTCTCTCGGATTGCCGAACACCCAGCCCTTCAACGCTGGCTCCATCCGCAACTGGGGAGGCGAGTTGATGGTGCGCGCCACGCCGGTGCAGTTCGACCGATTCAAGTGGAACATGACCTTCGGCTACGCGACCAACGACAGCGAGGTGGAGAGTCTGGGCACGCCGGAGTCCATTCTGGCGCTGCGGCGCCAGACCGGAACGCCCGATTTCGTCGTCGGCGGGTCGTTCATCCGCCATCAGGTGGGTTATCCGATCGGCGCTTACTTCGAGCAGAAGGTCATCAGTTCGGTGCTCCTGCCGACCGGCCAGCACGACATCGGCCAGACGATCTGCGACGACTCGAAGGGCGGCACCATGGTGTGCGCCGGCCCCGACCTGCGCTACGGAACGAGCGATGACGCACCCGAAGTATACCTCGGCCATTCGCTCCCGACGAGAGAAGGATCGGTGAGCAGCACGCTGACATTCTTCCGCAGCCTGCGCCTCTACGGCCTGGTGGACTTCAAGGGCGGGTTCATGAAAGTGGACGGCAACATGCGATCGCGCTGCGCGATCTTCGTCCGCTGCCGCGAGAACTTCTATCCGCTCGAGTTCGATCCGAAGAAGATCGCCGGCCTCCAGTCCAACGGCACGCTGGTGGACTACTACATCAACAACTCCAGCTACACCAAGCTGCGTGAGGTGAGTTTATCGTACCAGCTGCCGGTGATCAGCAACAGGTTCGTGCGATTCAACCGCGCGGTCATCAGCGTCGCGGGCCGCAATCTCAAGACGTGGACTGATTACCCGGGCCTCGAGCCCGAGGCGTTCTTCCTCGGCGGTACGCGCGGCGGAGGCTTCGGACAGTTCGAGCAGACAACGAACCCGCAGCTCGCGCAGTGGGTGTTCGGAATCAACCTCGACTGGTAA